DNA sequence from the Oceanispirochaeta sp. genome:
GGCCATAAAAAATCATTCCAGATCCAGGTAAACTGAAGGATGATCAGAGCTGTCAGTGAGGGCCGGGCCAGGGGAAGCATGATGCGAAAAAGAACCTGCCAGTCATTACATCCATCCAGCATGGCCGATTGTCTCAGAGAATCGGGAATGTCTCTAAAGAAATTGGTCATCATAAGGGTACATATTGGTATTCCGAAACCCAC
Encoded proteins:
- a CDS encoding carbohydrate ABC transporter permease, with the translated sequence VGFGIPICTLMMTNFFRDIPDSLRQSAMLDGCNDWQVLFRIMLPLARPSLTALIILQFTWIWNDFLWPLILIKSEFRMTIQMGILQLRGQYGLAWGNQAAGALMATIPTLLLFIFMQKHFIHGLSMGAVKE